Proteins from a genomic interval of Romeriopsis navalis LEGE 11480:
- a CDS encoding GumC family protein, translating to MVDLSKGAAVPNFGPPPTARPKLRHYLGASLFASAAIVCIAGLYLQVAPRRYSSGMILNLPSVSSATQVNVPGLGGTSVQNTSPYASSQDPRENYKIIASSDKVLEIAANIMQRPVSEMGKPKIKVVDGSTVMQVDFLGKTAEEARDKTQAFYQALETRLNELRQQATSDREQIVQRAISSSQQKLTQTQQQVAGYRASTGLNSEIQLRELAANIENLRRQRSELLSEQTQTASRMNALRGNLSLSSRQATDSLKLQADPLFQETVKKYSEVTAELTNTESIYQPDHPAVLQEREKQRELQSLLRQRATELVGSENLNRVSVSMPNGSRAREVLIQDLVVSQVNSRGLTAKVSTLDREIQVLEGKLAQLAQAQSSLDALKRNMQIAETVFSSKLAQLDVDNSDVYAAYPKMQLLSGANLADAPVSPKRTLVMVGAVAAMLLLNSGSLTLWAYRRKNWRQQQGLDGDGFSSRRPGLA from the coding sequence ATGGTTGATTTGTCGAAGGGAGCTGCCGTACCCAATTTTGGTCCGCCGCCCACTGCCCGTCCCAAACTACGTCACTATTTAGGTGCGAGTTTATTTGCCTCCGCCGCGATTGTCTGTATTGCTGGTTTGTATCTCCAGGTCGCGCCCCGCCGTTACAGTAGTGGCATGATTTTGAATTTGCCGAGTGTGAGTTCGGCGACGCAGGTGAACGTTCCTGGGTTAGGTGGAACATCGGTCCAAAATACTTCCCCCTATGCTAGCTCCCAAGATCCACGGGAAAACTACAAGATTATTGCCAGTAGCGATAAGGTGCTAGAAATTGCTGCAAATATTATGCAGCGACCCGTGAGTGAAATGGGTAAACCGAAGATTAAAGTCGTCGATGGTTCCACCGTGATGCAGGTGGATTTCCTCGGTAAGACAGCGGAGGAAGCCCGTGACAAAACCCAAGCATTTTATCAAGCATTAGAAACGCGCTTGAACGAGCTGCGTCAACAGGCGACTAGCGATCGGGAGCAAATTGTCCAACGCGCGATTAGTAGTTCACAACAGAAGTTGACCCAAACGCAGCAGCAGGTGGCGGGTTACCGGGCGAGTACGGGGTTAAACTCGGAAATCCAATTGCGTGAATTAGCGGCGAATATTGAAAATCTACGCCGGCAGCGATCGGAATTACTATCCGAGCAAACCCAAACTGCCAGTCGGATGAACGCCTTGCGGGGTAATCTGTCGTTGAGTTCGCGGCAAGCCACGGATTCGCTGAAGCTACAAGCGGACCCACTTTTCCAAGAAACGGTGAAGAAGTACAGCGAAGTGACGGCGGAATTAACGAATACCGAGTCGATTTATCAGCCCGATCATCCGGCTGTATTGCAAGAACGCGAAAAACAGCGAGAACTCCAATCATTGCTACGTCAGCGGGCAACAGAATTGGTGGGGTCGGAGAATCTCAACCGAGTCAGCGTCAGCATGCCGAATGGCTCACGGGCCCGGGAAGTGCTGATTCAGGATTTAGTGGTTTCGCAGGTCAACAGTCGGGGGTTAACGGCAAAAGTTTCTACCCTCGATCGTGAGATTCAAGTTTTAGAAGGCAAATTGGCGCAATTGGCCCAAGCCCAGTCTAGTCTTGATGCGCTGAAGCGGAATATGCAAATTGCCGAGACGGTGTTCTCCTCGAAATTAGCCCAGTTAGATGTGGATAATTCCGATGTGTATGCGGCCTATCCCAAAATGCAGTTATTGTCGGGGGCTAATTTAGCGGATGCCCCAGTGTCACCAAAGCGGACCTTAGTCATGGTGGGGGCAGTGGCGGCGATGCTTTTATTGAATAGTGGTTCGTTAACCCTATGGGCCTATCGCCGCAAGAACTGGCGACAGCAGCAAGGCCTTGATGGTGATGGTTTTTCGAGTCGACGACCTGGTTTAGCGTAG
- a CDS encoding glycosyltransferase family 2 protein: MLTPTTPTISVVIPTYNSTKTVLDTIASVQAQTFDDIEIIVIDDGSTDDLQSCLAPILADARVKVYRYANGGLPVARNRGIARSTGEYIAFVDADDLWTPNKLEKQLKALQDNPRAGLAYSWTYFMEEDGQRYHTDRPIWFQGDVLKDLLMWNFLCHGSNPLIRRSVIAAVGDFDPSLPSAEDWDYWLRIATGWEFALVPEPQIYYRQSGGAMSAKVEVMEAAQLEVLDRAFQRAPATLQPYRRPGMAKIYQYSAQLYLIHGKTLQTRKLVYQKLGKTIQLNPRLLFDRKTQKLLTKALLVSVVPWQTAKRLLRRFSKGKAQVVQ; encoded by the coding sequence ATGTTGACTCCGACGACACCAACGATTTCGGTCGTAATCCCGACCTATAATTCAACGAAAACCGTCCTGGATACGATCGCCTCGGTCCAGGCCCAGACGTTTGATGATATTGAAATCATCGTGATTGATGATGGCTCGACTGATGATTTACAGTCTTGTTTGGCACCGATTTTGGCTGATGCGCGGGTGAAAGTTTATCGCTATGCGAATGGCGGTTTGCCAGTTGCCCGCAATCGTGGCATTGCGCGATCAACTGGGGAATATATTGCCTTTGTCGATGCTGACGATCTCTGGACGCCCAATAAGTTGGAAAAGCAGCTCAAGGCGCTACAGGATAATCCCCGCGCGGGCCTGGCTTATAGCTGGACTTATTTTATGGAAGAAGATGGGCAGCGGTATCACACCGATCGACCAATCTGGTTTCAAGGGGATGTGCTGAAGGATTTGCTGATGTGGAATTTTCTGTGTCATGGCTCGAATCCGTTGATTCGTCGCAGTGTGATTGCGGCTGTAGGCGATTTTGATCCGAGTTTACCGTCAGCGGAGGATTGGGACTATTGGTTACGGATTGCCACGGGTTGGGAATTTGCGCTAGTGCCAGAGCCGCAGATTTACTACCGACAATCCGGGGGGGCGATGTCGGCGAAAGTCGAAGTGATGGAAGCCGCCCAACTAGAGGTGCTCGATCGGGCGTTTCAGCGGGCCCCGGCGACCTTGCAGCCCTATCGCCGCCCAGGCATGGCCAAGATTTATCAATACTCGGCCCAGTTGTATTTGATTCATGGGAAAACCTTACAAACTCGCAAATTGGTTTATCAAAAGCTGGGTAAAACAATTCAGCTCAATCCCCGGTTGTTGTTTGATCGTAAAACCCAGAAATTACTGACGAAGGCGCTATTGGTTAGTGTCGTGCCTTGGCAAACCGCCAAACGACTATTGCGGCGGTTCAGTAAAGGGAAGGCCCAAGTTGTGCAGTAG
- a CDS encoding type I restriction-modification enzyme R subunit C-terminal domain-containing protein gives MEFKVLETEVAYHGEGEPLKGIKLRAYVQQVLIDKFQSLDHFSQRWLTLLKNGSKVSALDLPEALQEQLTVQLGKEYCLFDCICSAAFDQTPITRRDRAENVRLLDLSMCSTDQQREILDALLDQYIHQGIAVMMNKQVLQLPPFTKMGTLLELLNVFGGKRQYEKAVGELARMLYDGSEKSAV, from the coding sequence GTGGAATTTAAGGTTCTTGAGACGGAAGTCGCTTATCATGGCGAAGGTGAACCGCTTAAAGGGATAAAGCTACGGGCGTATGTTCAGCAAGTTTTAATTGATAAATTTCAATCACTCGACCATTTCAGCCAGCGATGGCTAACGCTGCTGAAAAATGGTTCGAAGGTTTCAGCGTTGGACCTTCCTGAAGCGTTACAGGAACAACTCACAGTACAACTTGGTAAGGAATATTGTTTGTTTGACTGTATATGTAGTGCTGCATTTGATCAAACTCCCATTACGCGTAGGGATCGTGCTGAGAACGTTCGTCTACTAGATCTGTCCATGTGCTCTACGGATCAGCAAAGGGAAATTTTAGATGCGTTACTAGATCAATATATTCACCAAGGGATAGCAGTCATGATGAATAAGCAAGTATTGCAGCTTCCCCCTTTTACGAAGATGGGGACACTCCTCGAATTGCTCAATGTGTTTGGTGGAAAGAGGCAATATGAAAAGGCGGTGGGGGAACTTGCTCGAATGTTGTACGATGGTTCAGAAAAATCGGCGGTTTAA
- the hsdR gene encoding EcoAI/FtnUII family type I restriction enzme subunit R: protein MTKKDLSESDICDRYITPAIHNAGWLPQLISREYFTDGEVQLDDGRIVRGGRKRADYLLFFRENYPIAVVEAKRNKYTVRHGLQQALGYAETLNVPFAFSSNGDAFYLHDRSGTYPVLETELALDKFPTPDDLWNRYLQWQKLAAKDEALLKTAYHSNDEKQPRYYQRDAINQTIAAMSRGQKRCLIVMATGAGKTYTVFNILWRLWKARQARRILFLADRNALINQTITNDFSPFGEVMTKLTRKLVDSNGKINTSYQVYLGTYQAIVGQEAQEPLYPKFPSDFFDLIVVDECHRGSAEEDSNWRTVLDYFSSATQLGLTATPKETKYTSNIDYFGTPLHIYSLKRGIQDGFLAPFWKIRITLDKDIEGWTPKSHELTQSGGRLKSQQYNPRDRNQDIQFEQRVLAVAKYVSEFLHRGDPMRKTIVFCEDVAHAEKMRSAFARLKINRSLIEKNHRYVMQITGDEQEGKAEIGNFIDPEESYPVIATTSKLLSTGVDAKTCHLIVIDRPINSMTEFKQIIGRGTRLCPEYGKHFFTVIDFRNATELFEDKDWDGPAIQYSSFERKMTKKS, encoded by the coding sequence ATGACTAAAAAAGATTTAAGTGAGTCGGATATTTGCGATCGCTATATTACTCCGGCAATTCACAATGCAGGCTGGCTGCCCCAGCTAATCAGTCGAGAATACTTTACAGATGGAGAAGTCCAATTAGATGATGGGCGAATAGTTCGAGGTGGTAGGAAGCGTGCAGACTATCTATTATTTTTCCGAGAGAATTATCCGATTGCTGTTGTTGAGGCTAAGCGTAATAAATACACAGTTCGTCATGGCCTGCAGCAAGCCTTAGGCTATGCAGAAACTCTGAATGTACCTTTTGCGTTTTCCTCTAATGGTGATGCCTTTTATCTGCATGATCGCAGTGGAACCTATCCTGTGCTTGAGACAGAGCTTGCTCTTGATAAGTTTCCTACACCAGATGATCTCTGGAATCGCTATCTGCAGTGGCAAAAGTTAGCTGCGAAGGACGAAGCTCTATTAAAAACTGCCTATCATAGCAATGATGAAAAGCAGCCACGTTACTATCAGCGAGATGCAATCAACCAGACAATTGCTGCAATGTCGCGCGGCCAAAAGCGCTGTTTAATTGTGATGGCGACTGGTGCCGGGAAAACTTACACGGTTTTTAATATCTTATGGCGTCTATGGAAAGCCAGACAAGCGAGAAGAATTCTTTTTTTGGCTGATCGCAATGCGCTGATCAACCAAACAATAACGAATGACTTTTCCCCTTTTGGCGAAGTGATGACAAAGTTGACGCGGAAGTTGGTTGATTCAAATGGAAAAATTAATACTTCCTATCAGGTATATCTTGGGACTTATCAGGCGATAGTTGGTCAGGAAGCTCAGGAGCCTTTATACCCTAAGTTCCCATCTGATTTCTTTGATTTAATTGTTGTTGATGAGTGTCATCGTGGTAGTGCAGAAGAGGATTCCAATTGGCGTACTGTATTAGACTATTTTTCCAGTGCTACTCAACTTGGATTAACTGCAACGCCAAAAGAAACAAAATATACTTCTAATATTGATTACTTTGGGACTCCACTTCATATTTACTCCCTGAAGCGCGGCATTCAAGATGGCTTTCTTGCTCCGTTTTGGAAGATACGGATTACTTTGGATAAAGATATTGAGGGCTGGACCCCTAAATCCCATGAGCTAACTCAATCCGGGGGACGCCTCAAAAGTCAGCAATATAATCCACGTGATCGTAATCAGGATATTCAGTTTGAACAGCGTGTTTTGGCAGTTGCTAAATATGTGAGTGAGTTTTTGCATCGAGGAGATCCAATGCGGAAAACCATTGTGTTCTGTGAAGATGTGGCTCATGCCGAAAAAATGCGCTCTGCATTTGCAAGATTGAAAATCAATCGTTCGTTAATTGAAAAGAATCATCGCTATGTGATGCAAATTACTGGTGACGAGCAAGAAGGGAAAGCAGAAATTGGCAACTTTATTGATCCGGAAGAATCATATCCTGTGATTGCGACAACTTCTAAGTTATTGTCAACGGGGGTAGACGCGAAAACATGTCATTTGATTGTGATTGATCGGCCAATCAATTCAATGACTGAATTCAAACAAATTATTGGACGAGGAACACGCTTATGTCCTGAATATGGAAAGCACTTTTTTACGGTAATTGACTTTCGAAACGCTACAGAGCTATTTGAGGATAAAGACTGGGATGGGCCCGCGATTCAATATTCTTCTTTCGAGAGAAAAATGACGAAGAAGAGTTGA
- a CDS encoding O-antigen ligase family protein gives MDHSIKPQNLAEKTVWYTIVLSYPMYFLGLVFPVNTTLPWLLLINVAMRFWNQSAWTPIEKRIRIPAIVWMWTFSAVTVLIAMLVGLTNFNYDIREIIRSTLNWTREWALFPICLTLGSCLKVRPKLIYRAVCNLCGQSLIMLVVCVLAFLAKIPDLIYTSPIERLTQNGSMFYEVRLYLIDVDSGTLRFTLFAPWAPALGLVACLYFLMALQESDKIWKSIGLVGATAMILASVSRGAFLFLPAALLVVWMWVAWNRAYIQLVAGFLIFWFGLFSFTVSQAFSTAIDGFKGARKSSSQLRAVLQRVALERWAEAPMWGHGKQIPGPKVLKEMPLGSHHTWFGLLFSHGLVGFVAVLISSVTTLLVLAIKAKGDQTARVALGMFLIVLFMSMGENMEKLAYLFWPALVLIGTVFRPKSMAYYRAEH, from the coding sequence ATGGATCATTCAATTAAGCCCCAAAACCTGGCCGAAAAGACGGTCTGGTACACGATCGTCCTGAGCTATCCGATGTATTTTCTGGGATTGGTTTTTCCGGTGAATACAACGTTGCCGTGGCTATTGCTCATTAATGTCGCAATGCGTTTCTGGAATCAATCAGCTTGGACGCCGATCGAAAAGCGCATCCGCATTCCGGCAATTGTCTGGATGTGGACTTTCTCGGCGGTGACGGTATTGATTGCGATGCTGGTTGGATTAACTAATTTCAACTATGATATTCGTGAAATCATTCGATCGACGCTAAATTGGACCCGTGAATGGGCCTTATTTCCGATTTGTTTGACCTTGGGGAGTTGTTTGAAGGTGCGGCCGAAGTTGATCTATCGGGCGGTCTGCAATCTCTGTGGACAAAGCCTGATTATGCTGGTGGTCTGTGTTTTAGCGTTTTTGGCGAAGATCCCAGACTTGATTTATACTTCGCCGATCGAACGACTCACGCAGAATGGCAGTATGTTTTATGAAGTGCGGCTATATCTGATTGATGTTGATTCGGGGACGTTGCGCTTTACGCTATTTGCGCCTTGGGCCCCCGCTCTGGGTTTGGTGGCTTGTCTTTACTTCCTGATGGCATTGCAAGAGTCGGATAAAATCTGGAAAAGCATCGGTTTGGTTGGGGCGACGGCGATGATTTTGGCTTCGGTTTCCCGCGGGGCCTTTCTATTTTTACCAGCGGCGTTGTTGGTGGTCTGGATGTGGGTTGCCTGGAACCGGGCCTATATTCAGCTTGTTGCCGGTTTTCTGATCTTTTGGTTTGGGCTGTTTAGCTTTACGGTGAGTCAAGCCTTTAGCACTGCGATCGATGGCTTTAAAGGGGCACGCAAGAGTTCATCGCAGTTGCGGGCCGTGTTGCAGCGGGTGGCGTTAGAGCGTTGGGCCGAAGCGCCAATGTGGGGACATGGCAAACAAATTCCTGGTCCCAAGGTCTTGAAGGAAATGCCCCTTGGTTCCCACCACACTTGGTTTGGTTTGTTGTTTAGCCATGGATTAGTTGGGTTTGTAGCGGTTTTGATTTCATCGGTGACAACGTTGCTCGTGTTGGCAATCAAGGCGAAGGGGGATCAGACGGCGCGGGTCGCCTTGGGCATGTTTTTGATTGTGCTGTTTATGTCCATGGGCGAGAATATGGAGAAGCTAGCCTATCTCTTTTGGCCAGCGTTGGTGTTGATTGGGACGGTGTTTCGACCAAAATCAATGGCTTACTATCGCGCTGAGCATTAA